A section of the Pseudomonas sp. Q1-7 genome encodes:
- a CDS encoding methylamine dehydrogenase light chain, whose protein sequence is MKLLDRLFERSSRHVADTTSRRNFLGRIGSLMVAGAALPVLLPIDRTSKALAAEAPKAGDPGDPNSCDYWRYCSIDGFLCSCCGGSVTSCPPGTEASQVTWIGTCRNPADGKDYIISYNDCCGKHSCAQCACTRNDSEEPMYRPFNNNDVNWCLAAKSHIYHCTVSIIRGVAI, encoded by the coding sequence ATGAAACTGCTAGACCGCCTGTTCGAACGCTCCTCGCGCCACGTCGCCGACACCACGTCCCGACGCAACTTCCTCGGCCGCATCGGCTCGCTGATGGTGGCTGGCGCCGCCCTGCCCGTGCTGCTGCCCATCGACCGCACCAGCAAGGCCCTGGCCGCCGAAGCGCCCAAGGCCGGCGATCCGGGCGACCCCAACAGCTGCGACTACTGGCGCTACTGCTCCATCGACGGTTTCCTGTGCAGCTGCTGCGGCGGCTCGGTGACCTCCTGCCCGCCGGGCACCGAGGCTTCCCAGGTGACCTGGATCGGCACCTGCCGCAACCCGGCCGACGGCAAGGACTACATCATTTCCTACAACGACTGCTGCGGTAAGCACAGCTGCGCCCAGTGCGCCTGCACCCGCAACGACAGCGAAGAACCGATGTACCGTCCGTTCAACAACAACGACGTCAACTGGTGCCTGGCGGCCAAGTCGCACATCTACCACTGCACCGTTTCCATCATCCGCGGCGTCGCGATCTGA
- the mauD gene encoding methylamine dehydrogenase accessory protein MauD codes for MEALIVSNVLLWCLLIALAFAVMGLVRQIGVLHGRLAPAGALMVDKGVAVNEPAPKVTAADRNGRPVNFGYAGEKAQLLFFLSPTCPICKSLLPAIKSIAKTQADRLDVVYVSDGDMDAQQALIAEHKLEDATYVVGPEVGMTYQIGKLPYAALIDKAGVLRSKGLVNSREHLDSLFEAEHLGSATLQQYLHNHPHANGAHNH; via the coding sequence ATGGAAGCCCTGATCGTTTCCAACGTCCTGCTCTGGTGCCTCTTGATCGCCCTGGCCTTCGCCGTCATGGGCCTCGTTCGCCAGATCGGCGTACTCCACGGCCGCCTGGCCCCCGCCGGTGCACTGATGGTCGACAAAGGTGTGGCCGTCAACGAACCGGCCCCGAAAGTCACCGCCGCCGACCGTAACGGCCGTCCGGTGAACTTCGGCTATGCCGGCGAGAAAGCCCAACTGCTGTTCTTCCTCTCGCCCACCTGCCCGATCTGCAAATCGCTGCTGCCGGCCATCAAGTCCATCGCCAAGACCCAGGCCGACCGCCTCGACGTGGTCTACGTCAGCGACGGCGACATGGACGCCCAGCAAGCCCTGATCGCCGAACACAAGCTGGAAGACGCCACCTACGTGGTCGGCCCGGAAGTGGGCATGACCTACCAGATCGGCAAACTCCCCTACGCCGCACTGATCGACAAGGCCGGCGTGCTGCGCTCCAAGGGCCTGGTGAACTCCCGCGAGCACCTGGACAGCCTGTTCGAGGCCGAGCACCTGGGCAGCGCCACCCTGCAGCAGTACCTGCACAACCACCCGCACGCCAACGGCGCACACAACCACTAA
- a CDS encoding AAA family ATPase, whose product MQIVWDDGERVFCRAPRTEEGAARVLVVRLAAEQPPPANLERLAHEFGLRDELDDAWALRPLELLRQAGQTLLVLADPDGEPLSRLLGAPMETGGFLRLAVGIAGALGQLHQRGLVHKDLKPAHILVNCADGQTRLTGFGLTSRLPRERQAPEPLETIAGTLAYMAPEQTGRMNRSIDSRSDLYALGVTFYQMLTGVLPFVAADAMEWVHCHIARKAVPPAEREAAVPPVISRIVMKLLAKTAEERYQTAAGVEHDLKRCLADWQRQRRIRDFPLDERGAPDWLLVPEKLYGREREVEALMSAFGRIVNSGTPELVLVSGYSGIGKSSVVNELHKALVAQRGLFASGKFDQYKRNIPYSSLAQAFQSLVRTLLGKSDAELADWRAALLDALEPNARLLTELIPELKLIVGEPAPVAELEPQQAKRRLLLVFRRFIGVFARAEHPLALFLDDLQWLDAATLDLIEDLLGSSDLRYLMLIGAYRDNEVDATHPLACKLQAIGSAGGRVEAIRLSPLSTAHITQLVAESLHCAPEHVEPLARLMHDKTAGNPFFVIQFLHALVEGELLSFERNTAQWHWDPERIHAKGYTDNVVDLMVDKLSRLPTETQQALQQLACLGSAAKAQTLATVLGKRRSQVQALLWEAIRQELIERQGGAYAFVHDRIHEAAYSLIPDALRAEAHLRIGRMLAAQQPQDGHEEAIFEIAGQLNRGAALISGREERERLAEINLLAGRRAKASTAYASALDYLVAGAELLDDACWSDRHELAFALELDRAECEFLTGRLVDADERLLSLAKRATTTAERARVACLHMDVCLLLDQSSRAVTVCLDYLRHIGIEWSPHPDDETVRAEYERIWTGLAGRSIEALIDLPLMEDAATLATVDALIKLLAPALHADPNLACLTVCKAVNLSIEHGNGDAACVAYATIPRITGRRFGDYDAGYRFGQLACKLVERRGLLRYEARTYLSFSIFVARWVQPIRTCLDPLRSAFATANRIGDLPFGAFACNSLVSNLLFAGERLPELQGEAERGLAYARKIRFGLVVGFIDNQLALIRTLRGLTPVFGCLDDAQFNEAEAEQRMAKISLVLSCWHWVRKLQARYFAGDLDAALDAASKARQILWASHAFIEEAEYYFYDALARAALCDAAADDERREHLNELAADLKQLQSWADLCPENFASRALLVEAEIARLDGQVVEAELLYEHAIHSAQDSGFDHIEALANELASRFYASRGLEKIARVYLQDAHYGYRRWGADGKVWQLEARYPYLRAEEPMPGPTATIAAPVERLDLATVLKVSQAASGDIVLERLIDMVMRTALEQAGAERGLLVLSEGGDHRIVAETTAGDASTRLCDEPVSPARLAESILYRVLRTRESLVLDDATAEPLHAGDPYVSQHHARSILCLPLMNQAKLIGLLYLENNQTARVFSPARIAVLKLLASQAAISLENARLYRDVAEREAKIRRLVEANIIGIIVWNTDGEILEANDAFLGMVGYEREDLVSGRVRWWDITPPEQRDDSVRALAEAMQSGRVQPLEKEYIRKDGGRVPVILGLATFEAGSEEGVAFVLNLTERKQAEEKIRESERRYREVQAELAHANRVATMGQLAASIAHEVNQPIAATVTNANAAQRWLGAQPPNVDEVGKVLARIIKDANRASDVLGRIRGLIRKAPPHKEPVDINAAIREMIDFTRGQATKSGVSVRTQLAAGLPCIEGDRVELQQVLLNLIVNALEAMGGVDAPRHLHIATAEDADGSVRVTVSDTGPGFATPSSEQLFAPFYTTKPSGLGMGLSICRSIIETHGGRMWAGANPPRGAAVQFTLPPHAAEAQGGGEGTA is encoded by the coding sequence TTGCAGATTGTGTGGGACGACGGTGAGCGTGTCTTCTGCCGCGCGCCGCGCACGGAGGAGGGCGCGGCCCGCGTTCTGGTGGTGCGGCTGGCAGCCGAACAGCCGCCACCGGCCAACCTGGAGCGCCTGGCCCACGAGTTCGGTTTGCGGGATGAACTGGACGACGCCTGGGCGCTGCGTCCGCTGGAACTGCTGCGTCAGGCCGGGCAGACCCTGCTGGTGCTGGCAGACCCCGATGGCGAACCCCTCTCGCGGCTGCTCGGCGCCCCCATGGAAACGGGCGGCTTCCTGCGCCTGGCCGTGGGCATCGCCGGCGCGCTGGGCCAACTGCACCAGCGCGGGCTGGTGCACAAGGACCTCAAGCCCGCCCACATCCTGGTGAACTGCGCCGATGGGCAGACCCGCCTCACCGGCTTCGGCCTCACCTCGCGGCTACCGCGTGAGCGGCAGGCGCCGGAACCGCTGGAAACCATCGCCGGCACGCTTGCCTACATGGCCCCCGAACAGACCGGCCGGATGAACCGTTCCATCGACTCGCGCAGCGATCTCTACGCCCTGGGCGTCACCTTCTACCAGATGCTCACCGGCGTGCTGCCGTTCGTTGCCGCCGATGCCATGGAGTGGGTGCACTGCCATATCGCCCGAAAAGCGGTTCCGCCGGCTGAGCGGGAGGCGGCGGTGCCCCCCGTGATTTCGCGCATCGTCATGAAACTGCTGGCCAAGACGGCCGAGGAGCGTTACCAGACGGCTGCCGGCGTGGAGCATGACTTGAAGCGCTGCCTGGCCGACTGGCAGCGGCAGCGCCGCATCCGGGACTTCCCCCTGGACGAGCGGGGCGCGCCCGACTGGCTGCTGGTGCCCGAGAAGCTGTACGGTCGAGAGCGCGAAGTCGAGGCACTGATGTCCGCCTTCGGCCGCATCGTCAACAGCGGCACGCCGGAGCTGGTACTGGTCTCCGGCTATTCCGGCATCGGCAAATCCTCGGTGGTCAATGAACTGCACAAGGCGCTGGTGGCGCAGCGGGGGCTGTTCGCCTCCGGCAAGTTCGACCAGTACAAGCGCAACATTCCGTACTCGTCGCTGGCCCAGGCGTTCCAGAGCCTGGTGCGAACGCTGCTGGGCAAAAGCGACGCGGAACTGGCGGACTGGCGCGCCGCGCTACTGGATGCGCTGGAGCCCAACGCCAGGCTGCTGACCGAGCTGATTCCCGAGCTCAAGCTCATCGTCGGCGAGCCAGCGCCGGTGGCCGAACTGGAGCCGCAGCAGGCGAAGCGCCGCTTGCTCCTGGTGTTCCGCCGCTTCATCGGCGTGTTCGCCCGCGCGGAGCACCCCCTGGCGCTGTTCCTCGACGACCTGCAGTGGCTCGATGCGGCGACCCTCGACCTCATCGAAGACCTGCTGGGCAGTTCCGACCTCCGCTACCTGATGCTCATCGGTGCCTACCGCGACAACGAAGTGGATGCCACGCACCCGCTGGCCTGCAAACTTCAGGCCATCGGCAGCGCCGGCGGCAGGGTCGAGGCGATCAGGCTCTCGCCGCTGTCCACGGCGCACATCACGCAATTGGTCGCCGAATCGCTCCATTGCGCGCCGGAGCATGTCGAACCGCTGGCGCGGCTCATGCACGACAAGACGGCTGGCAATCCGTTCTTCGTGATCCAGTTCCTGCACGCCCTGGTCGAGGGCGAGCTGCTCAGCTTCGAACGCAACACGGCTCAGTGGCACTGGGACCCCGAACGCATCCATGCCAAGGGCTACACCGACAACGTGGTCGACCTGATGGTGGACAAACTGAGCCGCCTGCCCACCGAGACGCAGCAAGCCTTGCAGCAGTTGGCCTGTCTGGGCAGCGCCGCAAAGGCACAGACGCTGGCGACCGTGCTGGGCAAGCGGCGTTCCCAGGTCCAGGCGCTGCTGTGGGAGGCGATCCGCCAGGAACTGATCGAGCGGCAGGGCGGTGCCTATGCCTTCGTCCACGACCGTATCCATGAAGCGGCCTATTCATTGATTCCCGATGCGTTGCGCGCCGAGGCCCATTTGCGTATCGGGCGGATGCTGGCCGCGCAGCAACCCCAGGACGGCCACGAGGAGGCGATCTTCGAGATCGCCGGGCAGCTCAATCGTGGCGCCGCGCTGATCTCCGGGCGCGAGGAGCGTGAGCGGCTGGCCGAGATCAACTTGCTGGCAGGCCGGCGCGCCAAGGCGTCGACCGCCTATGCCTCGGCGCTCGACTATCTCGTCGCCGGTGCCGAGCTGCTGGACGATGCCTGCTGGAGCGACCGGCATGAGCTGGCTTTCGCGCTGGAACTGGACAGGGCGGAATGCGAATTCCTCACCGGTCGTCTGGTGGACGCCGACGAGCGCCTGCTCTCCCTGGCGAAGCGCGCGACGACGACCGCCGAGCGCGCCCGCGTGGCCTGCCTGCACATGGATGTCTGCCTGCTCCTGGATCAGAGCAGCCGCGCAGTCACGGTCTGCCTCGATTACCTGCGGCATATCGGCATCGAATGGTCGCCCCACCCGGACGACGAGACGGTGCGGGCCGAGTACGAGCGCATCTGGACGGGGCTCGCGGGGCGGTCGATCGAAGCACTCATCGACCTGCCGCTGATGGAGGATGCCGCGACCCTCGCCACCGTCGACGCGCTGATCAAGCTCCTCGCGCCAGCCTTGCACGCGGACCCGAACCTCGCCTGCCTGACGGTCTGCAAGGCGGTCAACCTCAGTATCGAGCACGGCAACGGCGATGCCGCGTGTGTGGCCTATGCGACCATCCCCAGGATCACTGGACGGCGCTTCGGCGACTATGACGCCGGATACCGATTCGGCCAGCTCGCCTGCAAACTCGTCGAGCGGCGCGGCCTCCTGCGTTACGAGGCACGTACCTATCTGTCGTTCTCCATCTTCGTTGCGCGCTGGGTTCAGCCCATACGGACCTGCCTGGACCCGCTGCGCAGTGCGTTCGCCACGGCCAACCGGATTGGCGACCTGCCGTTTGGCGCATTCGCCTGCAACAGCCTCGTGTCGAATCTGCTGTTCGCGGGCGAACGCTTGCCCGAACTGCAGGGCGAGGCCGAGCGGGGGCTGGCCTATGCCCGGAAAATCCGCTTCGGCCTGGTCGTCGGCTTCATCGACAACCAGCTGGCGCTGATCCGCACGTTGCGGGGCCTGACGCCGGTTTTCGGCTGCCTGGATGACGCGCAGTTCAACGAGGCCGAGGCCGAACAGCGGATGGCGAAGATCTCCCTGGTACTCAGTTGCTGGCACTGGGTGCGCAAGTTGCAGGCGCGCTACTTCGCGGGCGACCTCGATGCGGCCCTGGACGCGGCATCGAAGGCGCGGCAGATCCTCTGGGCGTCCCACGCCTTCATCGAGGAGGCCGAGTACTACTTCTACGACGCCCTGGCCAGGGCCGCCCTGTGCGACGCCGCTGCCGACGACGAACGCCGCGAGCACCTGAACGAACTGGCCGCTGATCTGAAGCAGTTGCAGAGCTGGGCGGACCTCTGCCCCGAGAACTTCGCCAGCCGTGCCCTGCTGGTGGAGGCCGAAATCGCTCGACTCGACGGGCAGGTGGTGGAGGCCGAGCTGCTCTATGAGCACGCCATCCACTCCGCGCAGGACAGCGGTTTCGACCACATCGAGGCGCTGGCCAACGAGCTCGCGTCGCGTTTCTACGCATCCCGTGGGCTGGAAAAGATCGCCCGTGTGTACCTGCAGGATGCCCACTACGGCTACCGGCGCTGGGGCGCCGACGGCAAGGTCTGGCAACTGGAGGCGAGGTACCCCTATCTGCGTGCGGAGGAACCCATGCCGGGGCCGACCGCCACCATCGCGGCACCCGTCGAGCGGCTCGACCTGGCCACCGTGCTCAAAGTGTCCCAGGCGGCTTCGGGCGACATCGTCCTGGAACGGCTGATCGACATGGTCATGCGCACGGCCCTCGAACAGGCCGGCGCGGAGCGGGGTTTGTTGGTCCTGTCCGAAGGCGGTGACCACCGGATCGTGGCGGAAACGACCGCCGGCGACGCCTCGACACGGCTGTGCGACGAACCGGTCAGTCCGGCGCGGCTGGCCGAGTCGATCCTCTACCGGGTACTGCGCACTCGCGAAAGCCTCGTGCTCGACGACGCCACGGCCGAGCCGCTCCACGCCGGCGATCCCTACGTCAGCCAGCACCACGCCCGCTCCATCCTCTGCCTGCCGCTGATGAACCAGGCCAAGCTGATCGGCCTGCTCTACCTGGAGAACAACCAAACGGCCCGCGTATTCAGCCCGGCGCGGATCGCCGTGCTCAAGCTGCTGGCTTCGCAGGCGGCGATTTCCCTGGAGAACGCCCGCCTGTACCGGGACGTCGCGGAGCGTGAAGCGAAGATCCGCCGCCTCGTCGAGGCCAACATCATCGGCATCATCGTCTGGAATACCGATGGCGAGATCCTGGAAGCCAACGATGCCTTTCTGGGCATGGTGGGCTATGAGCGGGAGGACCTGGTCTCGGGCCGCGTGCGCTGGTGGGACATTACGCCGCCGGAACAGCGTGACGACAGCGTGCGGGCCCTGGCGGAGGCCATGCAGTCCGGGCGGGTGCAACCCCTCGAGAAGGAGTACATCCGCAAGGATGGGGGGCGCGTGCCGGTCATCTTGGGCCTGGCCACCTTCGAAGCGGGCAGCGAGGAAGGCGTGGCCTTCGTGCTCAACCTCACCGAGCGCAAACAGGCAGAGGAAAAGATTCGCGAGAGCGAGCGCCGATACCGCGAGGTGCAGGCTGAACTGGCCCACGCCAACCGCGTCGCCACCATGGGGCAGTTGGCCGCGTCCATCGCCCACGAAGTCAACCAGCCCATCGCCGCCACGGTGACCAACGCCAATGCCGCGCAGCGCTGGCTGGGTGCCCAGCCGCCCAACGTGGACGAGGTCGGGAAGGTGCTGGCGCGCATCATCAAGGACGCCAATCGGGCGTCGGACGTACTGGGCCGGATTCGTGGCCTGATCAGGAAGGCGCCGCCGCACAAGGAGCCGGTGGACATCAACGCGGCCATCCGCGAAATGATCGACTTCACCCGCGGCCAGGCCACCAAGAGCGGCGTCTCGGTGCGGACACAACTGGCCGCCGGGCTGCCGTGCATCGAAGGCGACCGGGTGGAGCTGCAGCAAGTGCTGCTCAACCTCATCGTCAACGCGCTGGAGGCCATGGGTGGCGTCGATGCGCCGCGACACCTGCACATCGCCACCGCGGAGGACGCTGACGGCAGTGTGCGGGTGACCGTCAGCGACACCGGCCCGGGCTTCGCGACGCCCAGCAGCGAGCAGCTCTTCGCCCCGTTCTACACCACCAAGCCCAGCGGCCTGGGGATGGGGCTGTCGATCTGCCGCTCGATCATCGAAACCCACGGCGGCCGGATGTGGGCCGGCGCCAACCCGCCCCGTGGCGCCGCTGTCCAGTTCACCTTGCCGCCCCACGCGGCCGAAGCGCAGGGCGGAGGAGAGGGGACGGCCTAG
- a CDS encoding cytochrome C, whose amino-acid sequence MRLLLIAGLLCTMAAPPALARAIPDPNQKHAPGNEAPQKAIAQAGYSTPVNYQLQCAGCHLGDGTGSKANDTPKMKGFVGNFLKVDGGREFLVRVPGMSQSALNDAQLADLLNWLMRKDGMAGNSVPDDYKPYTEAEVASIRKVSLLNLPETRAGLIRAMREQGIEIDDGMDNAY is encoded by the coding sequence ATGCGTTTGCTGTTGATCGCCGGATTGCTGTGCACTATGGCCGCCCCGCCGGCCCTGGCCCGCGCCATTCCGGACCCGAACCAGAAGCACGCTCCGGGCAACGAAGCGCCGCAAAAGGCCATCGCCCAGGCCGGCTACAGCACCCCGGTGAACTACCAACTGCAGTGCGCCGGCTGCCACCTGGGCGACGGCACCGGGTCAAAGGCCAACGACACGCCGAAGATGAAGGGCTTCGTCGGCAACTTCCTCAAGGTGGACGGCGGCCGCGAGTTCCTCGTGCGGGTACCGGGCATGTCCCAGTCGGCGCTGAACGACGCCCAACTGGCCGACCTGCTCAACTGGCTGATGCGCAAGGACGGCATGGCCGGCAACAGCGTGCCGGACGACTACAAGCCCTACACCGAGGCCGAAGTCGCGTCCATCCGCAAGGTCTCCCTGCTCAACCTGCCGGAAACCCGTGCGGGCCTGATCAGGGCCATGCGCGAACAAGGCATCGAGATCGACGACGGCATGGATAACGCCTACTGA
- a CDS encoding helix-turn-helix domain-containing protein, producing MQPTFDTAKVRQLRQRRFWTQDDLAAISGLSVRTIQRIESTGVCSTESKMALASAFDLTPSDLIAASTPAGQGYWVGLCVFVPNSMEALAFYVNGFGAEVLQHWPSVEPSRPASVDIRVGNGVFRVISVNPRVETTPRHGWANSPRRLGGVSTLFSVLVDDLHGVMSRAIQLGASQRLGDPLTHQSEDGMALGILVDPFGYIWALHGSID from the coding sequence ATGCAGCCAACATTCGACACGGCCAAGGTCAGGCAGCTTCGTCAGCGGCGGTTCTGGACGCAAGACGACTTGGCAGCCATATCGGGTCTCAGTGTTCGTACGATTCAACGTATAGAGAGTACCGGCGTCTGCTCCACTGAATCGAAAATGGCCCTGGCCTCTGCCTTCGATCTGACCCCGAGTGATCTGATCGCAGCGAGTACACCAGCGGGACAAGGGTACTGGGTGGGACTATGCGTGTTTGTCCCGAACTCTATGGAAGCCCTCGCCTTTTATGTAAATGGTTTCGGAGCTGAGGTACTTCAGCATTGGCCCTCTGTCGAGCCGTCTCGTCCAGCGTCGGTGGATATTCGAGTAGGCAATGGCGTCTTCCGAGTCATCTCGGTCAACCCCCGAGTTGAAACAACGCCGCGGCACGGCTGGGCTAACAGCCCCAGGCGACTCGGCGGAGTCAGCACCCTGTTCTCGGTTCTGGTCGATGACCTTCATGGCGTCATGAGCCGGGCGATTCAGCTGGGGGCGTCTCAAAGATTGGGAGACCCATTAACCCACCAGTCGGAAGACGGAATGGCCCTTGGCATTCTGGTTGATCCATTCGGCTACATCTGGGCGCTTCATGGCTCCATCGACTGA
- a CDS encoding response regulator transcription factor — protein MTQDTYKDTTTVIAIVDDDESVREALEGLLRSSGYQARTYSDALDFLESADPNGTHCLISDIQMPGMSGVELHERLVESGVLIPTILITAFPEAAQRAGSALPGVIACLPKPFPADRLLECVEDALRRRH, from the coding sequence ATGACGCAAGACACTTACAAGGACACTACGACGGTTATTGCAATCGTCGACGACGATGAGTCCGTTCGTGAAGCCCTGGAAGGCCTGTTGAGATCCAGCGGTTATCAGGCCCGTACCTATTCCGACGCCCTGGATTTCCTCGAATCCGCCGACCCCAACGGTACGCATTGCCTGATTTCCGACATCCAGATGCCGGGCATGAGTGGCGTCGAGTTGCACGAAAGACTGGTCGAATCGGGTGTCCTGATTCCCACCATATTGATCACCGCCTTTCCCGAAGCGGCGCAGCGCGCGGGATCCGCGTTGCCGGGCGTGATCGCCTGCCTGCCCAAGCCCTTCCCGGCCGACCGCTTGCTGGAGTGCGTCGAGGACGCCCTTCGCCGCCGGCACTGA
- a CDS encoding LysR substrate-binding domain-containing protein has protein sequence MNRNDLRRADLNLLVVFETMMRERNVTRAGERLFLGQTTISSALGRLRSMFNDPLFVRTGGVMEPTARAKEIHARLAPALEGIAEALSFTQAFDPLTSDASFHIGLSDDVEYALLPRLMRHLRDEAPNVTLVVRRADRWQLPHLLTSGEISLGVGLAQELPASSHCRSLRPQQPMLLRADGAVGPLDLEAFCRRPHVVVSSMGQVIDDVDQVLSQTGLRRKVVLAVPQFSALPALLADSDMLALAPDYVAQALVKLEGIRAELPPVDLPAPDLSMAWRGASHNDPSERWLRTRFRHYLGEPAARAAVVA, from the coding sequence ATGAACAGAAATGACCTTCGACGTGCCGACCTCAATCTCCTGGTTGTCTTTGAAACCATGATGCGCGAGCGCAACGTGACCCGGGCCGGCGAGCGGCTGTTCCTGGGGCAGACCACCATCAGCAGCGCCCTCGGGCGGTTGCGTTCGATGTTCAATGACCCGCTGTTCGTTCGCACGGGCGGGGTGATGGAGCCCACGGCGCGGGCCAAGGAAATCCATGCGCGGCTGGCGCCGGCCCTCGAAGGCATCGCCGAAGCCCTGAGCTTCACCCAGGCGTTCGATCCGTTGACCAGCGATGCGTCCTTCCACATCGGGCTCTCGGACGATGTCGAGTACGCGCTGCTTCCGCGCCTGATGAGGCACCTGCGCGACGAGGCGCCCAATGTGACCCTGGTGGTGCGCCGCGCGGACCGCTGGCAATTGCCCCATTTGTTGACCTCCGGCGAGATATCCCTGGGCGTGGGGCTGGCGCAGGAGCTGCCGGCCAGCTCCCATTGCCGCAGCCTGCGACCGCAGCAGCCGATGCTGCTGCGCGCGGATGGCGCCGTCGGCCCGCTGGACCTGGAAGCGTTCTGCCGGCGGCCCCATGTGGTGGTGTCTTCGATGGGGCAGGTCATCGACGATGTGGATCAGGTCCTGAGCCAGACCGGGCTGCGGCGCAAGGTGGTGCTGGCGGTGCCGCAGTTCAGCGCCTTGCCCGCGCTGCTGGCCGATAGCGACATGCTGGCCCTGGCGCCGGACTATGTCGCACAGGCCCTGGTGAAGCTCGAGGGGATTCGCGCGGAGCTACCGCCGGTCGACCTGCCGGCCCCGGACCTGTCCATGGCCTGGCGCGGGGCCAGCCACAACGACCCGAGCGAACGCTGGCTGCGCACCCGCTTCCGCCACTACCTGGGCGAGCCGGCGGCACGTGCCGCGGTGGTCGCCTGA
- a CDS encoding response regulator transcription factor, protein MSSWSNSPPTEAPADHKEPVVYVVDDDESIRLALDGLLRSIGLRVETFESSQQFLAFPRRDVPSCLILDVRLRGESGLALQEQFEQSGVRMPIVFMTGHGDIAMTVKAMKAGAVDFLAKPFRDQDMLDAVATALARDGERLAAERSSAVLRAAYDSLTSREREVMGFVVAGLMNKQIAAELNLSEVTVKVHRGQVMKKLAARSVADLVRKSETLGIQLPRKSS, encoded by the coding sequence ATGAGTTCCTGGTCGAATTCACCCCCGACCGAAGCCCCGGCCGACCACAAGGAACCGGTCGTCTACGTGGTCGATGACGACGAGTCGATACGGCTCGCCCTCGACGGGCTGCTGCGTTCGATCGGCCTGCGCGTGGAAACCTTCGAATCGTCGCAGCAGTTCCTTGCCTTCCCCCGGCGCGACGTTCCCAGTTGCCTGATCCTCGACGTCCGGCTGCGCGGCGAGAGCGGGCTCGCCCTGCAGGAACAGTTCGAGCAGAGCGGCGTGCGCATGCCCATCGTGTTCATGACCGGGCATGGCGACATTGCCATGACGGTGAAGGCGATGAAGGCCGGGGCCGTCGACTTTCTCGCCAAGCCCTTCCGTGACCAGGACATGCTGGACGCGGTCGCCACGGCCCTGGCGCGGGACGGCGAGCGTCTTGCCGCCGAGCGTTCCAGCGCCGTGCTGCGTGCCGCCTACGACTCGCTGACCAGCCGCGAGCGCGAAGTGATGGGGTTTGTCGTGGCCGGGTTGATGAACAAGCAGATCGCCGCCGAATTGAACCTCAGCGAAGTGACGGTAAAGGTCCATCGCGGGCAAGTGATGAAGAAACTGGCTGCGCGCTCCGTCGCTGACCTGGTGCGCAAATCGGAAACCCTTGGCATCCAGCTGCCGCGCAAATCGTCCTGA